The Metarhizium brunneum chromosome 5, complete sequence sequence AATGGTCTGGCTGTCGAGCAGTTCTTCGACGAGCCAAAACAGTAACGCCGGATCGCATTGGCCGTCGTCGGACAATATTGATAAAATGTCGAGTAGATTCCACATCTTGACGAAGTCGGGTGATTGGATGGGAGTCGCAGCCTTCAAAAATCAGCGTCGATACGAGTAATGCCGGCCCGCGGGTCTTGGATTACTTACAATGAGGTTGCCAAACAGGTCCCGCGAGGCGGTCTCGATGATAGCAAATTGCTTCGCCTTTTCTTGTTCGTGAAGGCTAGGaacttctccttctccgtTTTCCCCGGTGGCGGCATCGCTGGAGAAACACGCACGTACGCGACTGGCTATGTCTTTGAAATCAGACTTTTTGAGGGTGGGTTCGATTGTAGCAGTCGATTTCACgacagcagcctcagccagGAACTGATCTAATAATAAGCCGAATCTGGCGACTGCAGAGACGCCTGGGTTTTGAACATGGAGAGCCGGCATCTTGGAAAATGCGCTGCGGTTCGGTATCGAGGTAGGCACGTTTACCAAGGCTAACTCTTCGTGAGTTGTGTGATGCAGCCTTGCTGCGCGCGGCGGACGAGGGTCGTGGCCTGACAACGGCTTCTGTTGCCTTTGTGCCGTTTGTTACAGGAGCCGGTCACTGCTGGCCGCCGCATGAAGCAGCACTTTTGTGGTGGAAGAATTACAGTCGGGATCGTGAGGTAGTTGTACGGTGCGGAAGGCGGAAGGCGGAAGGCGAGGCTTGATAAGAAGCCCTCCAAGTTGGCGTGGGTTTGATTGCTGGAGTACTATTTGAACCTTGAAAGAACCGGACAGCCTGGATGACAATCGACTGCATGGGGGCCAGGCACCTAGGTGCACTAAATATAGGGCACGTGTGGCCCCAGGCACTCTGTAGCTCCCGTAGCGTAGGCTGGGGCCTCTGGTCAATCAATGATTCAATCAATGGGCACCTGGGTGCAGCAGACATcgaccagaccagttgaccacaTTCAACGGTCTGGTAAGACAGCCTGGCACTTGAGCGCAAGACAGCACCACAAGACAGCACAAGACAGCGGGCCCTTGTGGGGCACTCACCACTGTGAGGTCAATAAACCCAGGtgccttggccctggctgccggTGGGTCTTATGCAAGGCTGAAATTTTAGTCTCCCAAGTCGACGCCATCCAATCGATGGACCTCTGGCAGTTCATTCTTGCGACGACGTCTGCATGTTGACTTTTCCACCATCGACTCGCAGCTTTGCTACTGCGCCAACGCCGAGCTGTCATCACTGTCCTCCCCTCATGCTGGAGCTCTGAATAGGCTCATGACGCGAACAGAAAGTCACAATGCCTAACGCCAAGCGCCTCAAGGGCAGTGGTGCAGCCAAAGCTGGCAAGGCCCGTGAGCCCGCCATCAGAGTCCAAGACGAACGCCCTACCCCCGCCGAGgtcgaagaagaggagcACCAGTTTGTTCAACTCGCAAGGAGTCACTGGTTAAAGCCAGGCAAAAGGACTGTCAAGTCCAGGGTCAAGAATGATGTTCTGAAGCAGGGCATTTGGGATGTGCTGGAACAAGATGGCTTCCAGTATAAGTCGCTTCTCCTTTTGGAAAGCCTGCAAACATTGGAGAGGTAAGCTTAAGGCTGTAGCACTCGTAATCAGACAGTCTCAGCTAATATTGCTCATGCAACAGCTATCTTTGGCCAGGATATACCGACGAATCGTCCAATTTCCATGTTCTTTTGATTGTACTGATAGCCAACGTGAAACGTCGCGAACATCTGGAGACATGGAGTGAGTATAGAGAGCCTTGCCAATTAAACAGGGATGTTCCATCTGACGTTTCTTGCAGGTCTGTTTGAAGATAGACCCGATCATTTCTCGTCCATGTTCCGCCGAGTCCTGTCGTTGTTGCTCGATCGTACCCTCTCTACTTCTATACGGACGCACcttcttggcttcttgaTTTACGCATTCCAGAGCCTAGATTGTTCCATTGTCAGAAAAGAATGCGCACCGCTGGTGTCAATAGGAATCTGGCAGAACCTGTCTAGCGAGACCCAACGAGAGACCTTGCTGGACCAAAATACCCACTTGCGAAAGGCTTGGAGGGCATCCCAGAAGCGTTATGACGCAGCAGATGGTGCTACCAAAGCTCGACTTCGCTTCGAGAGATCTTGGCTCTATTCGCTACTTCTGGACTTCTTAGGTCTCTTATACGACGATGCTACGAAGTCAGGTATGTGTTTAGCTTAGCCCCCCCTTCCCTCTTTACCTGCTTCGTGCGCCTCGACTGATGCGTTGTTCTAGATGATGCTTTGTATTGTGAGAGATTTACCGAATTTATCACCGATCTTCAAAGCCAGCTACCTACAAGACGCTATGTTAATACCCTTCTCCAAGACTTACATGTCTTACCTGTCATGAAACTTTCGCCCAGATATAACGACGAGAACAACTCGCTGCTGCGAGATTTACACTCTCTTTTGTTGCATTATACCCATTTTACCATTGACGACCAAACTGGAATTCAACTGAACATGACGGAGGCATACGACAAGCACTGTGCAACCCTTGGAAAGTTGCAACAAGTCGCACTCAAGCATTTCAAAGAGAAACTCATGGTTTTGGCCCTCTCAAATTACGGAGGCATTGAGAAGAGAGATGAACTTGCAAGTCTCCTTGCACCTTTGACGGATGAAGAACTCACACAGCTCTTCACACTTCTCGACATGCGATCTACATACCCGGAGTCTCTTGCGCTCCCCGTCGATCGCAAGTTGCTTACCGAAATCATGCTGAGTAAATTTGAGCGCAAGAAAACCTTCCGCGAGACTGCTCGGTATATGCCATCAGTCCCAACCGAACGAACTTTGTTTGACAGTGGCTTCCAGCGAGCAGATGCGTACGATGGATCGCACCCTCTGGCCCTGCCCAAGCTGAACCTGCAATACTTATCTGCTGGAGACTTCCTGTGGAGGGCAATGATTTTGTATCGTTGCGAGGCATTCTACGGCATCCGAAAAGATGTGGAATCGGCCCTGCGCCGCCTCCGACCGGAGTCTAAGCAGCCTGGCGTGACAACCTTTGCAGGATTCTCCAAAATGGCCTTGCCTATTTCGAAACCATCAATTCTGGAAGTTGTACCCCCACTAGTGGGCGAAGAACTTCCGTCAATGGTGAAAGCTGAGATCTCATTTGATGTTCGACGCTTAGGACAGAATGTTCGACGAGAATGGGACAGTCTCCGCCCTGACGATGTTGTATTTCTGTTGGCCGTTGAAGCTCCGTCCTCACAGGCCCCTGCTAACGGTGATGACATTCGGTCTGAGCATGAGAAGCTCGGCGTTATATCAGTACGATCTGCCGAAATTATTAGCATCACGGACGAAAAGGGGCGCCATGTCAGGGATGGATCGGTGAATCTCGACAACAAGCGCAGGATGCATCTCAAACTGGACTCATACATGTACTCCAGAGATTCAGAGCGCGCATCAGCAGGCAAACCTGATGTGTACGGCCAAATAAACTTGCTACTAAGGAGAGGACGAAGAGAAAACAATTTCAAACCTGTTTTGGAGTCTATTCGCAAGCTCATTTTGTCGGAAATGCCTCtcccgccatggctgcatgAAGTCTTCTTAGGATATGGTGATCCAGCGGGTGCAAACTACAAGAACCTGTCCAACCGGAATAAGAAGCTTGACTACCGGGACACCTTTCTTGACTGGCAACACCTGATTGAAAGCCTGCCGGGCAAAACTGTTGAGCCTGGGGGCGATGTTACGAGCAGCTTTGGCCCTCCATATGTTCTAGAAGAAGCTGGCAAGGTAGAGGCGGCTGATGGAGTCAGACCATCAAAGAAGCGCCGACGCGACGCAGAGCCTACGATGAAGTCCGAGGTCGATACCCTTGAAGTATCGACGTATAAGCCCCCAAATAATGGCCCGTACCCCGTGGACGTGCTGAAGATGAATTCGGTCCGATTCACGCCTGCTCAGATCGAGGCTATCATGTCTGGATCGCAGCCTGGGCTAACGGTGATCGTAGGCCCCCCTGGAACAGGAAAGACAGATGTGGCTACTCAAATTATCAACAACATCTACCATAACTTCCCCCAAGAGAAGACATTACTTATTGCACACAGTAATCAGGCGCTCAACCAATTATTTGCCAAGATTGTCGCACTGGATATTGACGAGAGGCACCTGCTCCGTTTGGgacatggagaagaagagctggaCACGGATGGAAGCTTCAGCAAACATGGCCGTGTTGAATCATTCCTCGACAACAGGCAGACGTTTCTACAAGAAGTCAGAAAACTCGCTTCAAGCCTTGGGGCCCCAGGTGCACATGATAACTCTGCAGAGACTGCTGGCTATTTTAATAAGGTCTACGTGGAGCCTGCTTGGAAAAGGTTCCAGCACGCCACAACATCAGGCGAGACTTCGGTCCCAGACCTTGTGAAGGCTTTCCCATTCCATGCATACTTTGCCGACGCGCCCCAACCACTGTTCCCGGAGGATGCTGACCGAGAGACAACGCTAGACATTGCCAATGGCTGCTACCGGCATATTAGCAAGATATTCTCAGAGTTGGCCGATATTGTTCCATTTGAAATTCTTCGCCGTGACCGAGAAAAGGCCAACTATTTGCTCACCAATGAGGCTAGAGTCATTGCCATGACAACTACTCATGCTGCTATTCGACGAGGTGAAATTGCCTCACTTGGCTTCCATTATGACAATGTCAtcatggaggaggcggcccAAATTACCGAAGTTGAAACATTCATGCCTCTTGCCATGCAAAAGCCGAAGAATAATCAAGTGCCACTGAAGAGGGTCGTTCTGTGCGGTGATCATCTCCAGAACTCGCCGGTCATTCAAAGTTTAGCATTTCGCCACTATGCCAACCTGGAACAGTCGCTATTTTCTCGTCTAGTCCGGCTCGGGGTTCCAACTGTCAACCTTGATCAACAGGGACGTGCTCGTCCCTCGATCGCGAAACTCTATCAATGGCGGTACCCCAAGCTGGATAATTtgccacatgtgcagaaCCAAACCGAATTTCTCAGAGGTAATGCTGGCTTCAAGTTTGATTACCAGTTTATCAACGTGCCCGACTACAAGGGCCGTGGGGAATCAGAACCGACACCACATTTCATTCAAAACTTGGGCGAGGCAGAATATGCAGTTGCCATCTATCAGTACATGCGCTTGCTAGGATACCCTGCGGATAAGATAAGCATCCTCACAACCTACGCCGGGCAACGAGCTCTGGTCAAGGATGTTCTTGCTCACAGATGTGCTAAGAACCCCATTTTCGGTCTTCCCAAGGCTGTTGCCACGGTGGACAAGTACCAAGGCGAACAAAATGATTGTAAGTTTAGAATGAATGCATGCATCCCGTGCTGCCCCCCCGCGGCCCCAGGTTTTGCTCCTACCTGTACTAATCTCCCACGGCAGACATCATACTGTCCCTGACCAGAACGTCGCGGGTGGGTTACTTGCGCGATGTCCGGCGTATGACGGTTGCGGTCTCTCGTGCCAGACTTGGATTGTATATTCTTGGTCGCAGGGAAGTGTTTGAGGCGTGCCCCGAGCTTCGACCTGCATTTGATCTCCTCCTGGAGCGGCCGGACAAGTTGATGCTTGTAACAGGGGAGATGTGGCCGACGGAGAGACCGAACTTGGAGGATAACTCGACTGTGGAAGGCGAAGTGGTTATGGAAAATGTCGAGCATTTAGGACAATATGTGTTTGAGATGACAAACACCCGGCTTGAACAATTGCAGGCGCAGGGAGGAGAATCTGCTACGACTGCCCCAGAGACTATTTCTGAAGAGgcagaggaagatgaagcacCAGCCACATACTATGCTGAAGATGAAAATGAAGTGGAGCCAGATATTCTGGAGGTTCGCGAAGGCGAAAACAAGAACTAGTTGTTGAGATCTGGGCGTAAACCGAGGTCTGATATTTGGCAGAGCATTTTGCACTCTGAGTGCAAACTGAGATAATTGACAAGATGAATAGGCGTGTCATGTTCCTTGTACCCTTGACTGCGTGCTTGTACCTGACACTATAAGTGATCAAGGTGAGTGAGCTCGAGCTGACTATGCAGTATGATCAATACGCCAGACGGCGCGCTCTCCTGCGTGAAGGGTCAAGTACATCAAGGTTTCCACCCCACCGGCACTGGCATGGGCGATCTGCATGAGCCTCGT is a genomic window containing:
- the AQR gene encoding RNA helicase aquarius → MPNAKRLKGSGAAKAGKAREPAIRVQDERPTPAEVEEEEHQFVQLARSHWLKPGKRTVKSRVKNDVLKQGIWDVLEQDGFQYKSLLLLESLQTLESYLWPGYTDESSNFHVLLIVLIANVKRREHLETWSLFEDRPDHFSSMFRRVLSLLLDRTLSTSIRTHLLGFLIYAFQSLDCSIVRKECAPLVSIGIWQNLSSETQRETLLDQNTHLRKAWRASQKRYDAADGATKARLRFERSWLYSLLLDFLGLLYDDATKSDDALYCERFTEFITDLQSQLPTRRYVNTLLQDLHVLPVMKLSPRYNDENNSLLRDLHSLLLHYTHFTIDDQTGIQLNMTEAYDKHCATLGKLQQVALKHFKEKLMVLALSNYGGIEKRDELASLLAPLTDEELTQLFTLLDMRSTYPESLALPVDRKLLTEIMLSKFERKKTFRETARYMPSVPTERTLFDSGFQRADAYDGSHPLALPKLNLQYLSAGDFLWRAMILYRCEAFYGIRKDVESALRRLRPESKQPGVTTFAGFSKMALPISKPSILEVVPPLVGEELPSMVKAEISFDVRRLGQNVRREWDSLRPDDVVFLLAVEAPSSQAPANGDDIRSEHEKLGVISVRSAEIISITDEKGRHVRDGSVNLDNKRRMHLKLDSYMYSRDSERASAGKPDVYGQINLLLRRGRRENNFKPVLESIRKLILSEMPLPPWLHEVFLGYGDPAGANYKNLSNRNKKLDYRDTFLDWQHLIESLPGKTVEPGGDVTSSFGPPYVLEEAGKVEAADGVRPSKKRRRDAEPTMKSEVDTLEVSTYKPPNNGPYPVDVLKMNSVRFTPAQIEAIMSGSQPGLTVIVGPPGTGKTDVATQIINNIYHNFPQEKTLLIAHSNQALNQLFAKIVALDIDERHLLRLGHGEEELDTDGSFSKHGRVESFLDNRQTFLQEVRKLASSLGAPGAHDNSAETAGYFNKVYVEPAWKRFQHATTSGETSVPDLVKAFPFHAYFADAPQPLFPEDADRETTLDIANGCYRHISKIFSELADIVPFEILRRDREKANYLLTNEARVIAMTTTHAAIRRGEIASLGFHYDNVIMEEAAQITEVETFMPLAMQKPKNNQVPLKRVVLCGDHLQNSPVIQSLAFRHYANLEQSLFSRLVRLGVPTVNLDQQGRARPSIAKLYQWRYPKLDNLPHVQNQTEFLRGNAGFKFDYQFINVPDYKGRGESEPTPHFIQNLGEAEYAVAIYQYMRLLGYPADKISILTTYAGQRALVKDVLAHRCAKNPIFGLPKAVATVDKYQGEQNDYIILSLTRTSRVGYLRDVRRMTVAVSRARLGLYILGRREVFEACPELRPAFDLLLERPDKLMLVTGEMWPTERPNLEDNSTVEGEVVMENVEHLGQYVFEMTNTRLEQLQAQGGESATTAPETISEEAEEDEAPATYYAEDENEVEPDILEVREGENKN